From Pseudomonas sp. FP2335, the proteins below share one genomic window:
- a CDS encoding HAMP domain-containing sensor histidine kinase, whose protein sequence is MSALWRINLWVCGFFALVTCACTALLMHQALADVERELQSAEAVVHYLSETAVRDPASLQPRLTASLRHVRVHWLGADETPPAPEQEGLDAWLGRLLFAQARHSAEVLDLADGRRVSIGVDPRDEIDEVWDSLQQLLGLCALALALSLLTIRWAVRRGMGVLDELLLALQHVCSGRLNVRLRSAGVPEAQQLARHFNRMTDALEQARTDNTRLTQTLLAVQEQERTRLAQTLHDDLGQYLAGIRAQVCLLPLIAHQPATLTRTVHLLEEHCDHLQQGFRELVHDLYPVALQHLPMAEAFGMLVTQWRASHGIDCQLQVSEALPPLSPADKTHLYRLLQEALTNIVRHAGASQVRVRLQHRGTRLRLWVRDNGHGAQQPQRRGVGLHSMYERARCLGGELKIISHPGAGWALALDMPVEAS, encoded by the coding sequence ATGTCAGCGCTGTGGCGGATCAACCTGTGGGTGTGCGGTTTCTTCGCGCTGGTCACCTGCGCCTGCACGGCGTTGCTGATGCATCAGGCCCTGGCGGATGTGGAGCGCGAGTTGCAGTCGGCCGAAGCGGTGGTGCATTACCTGAGTGAAACTGCCGTGCGCGATCCGGCCAGCCTGCAACCACGCCTCACCGCCAGCCTGCGCCATGTGCGCGTGCACTGGTTGGGCGCCGATGAAACCCCGCCCGCGCCGGAGCAAGAGGGGCTGGATGCGTGGCTCGGGCGCCTGCTGTTTGCCCAGGCGCGCCACAGTGCCGAGGTGCTCGACCTGGCCGATGGCCGGCGCGTGTCCATCGGCGTCGACCCGCGTGACGAGATCGATGAGGTCTGGGATTCCTTGCAGCAATTGCTGGGCCTGTGTGCGCTGGCATTGGCCCTGAGCCTGTTGACCATTCGCTGGGCGGTGCGCCGTGGCATGGGTGTGCTGGACGAATTGCTGTTGGCCCTGCAGCACGTGTGCAGCGGCCGTCTCAATGTGCGCCTGCGCAGCGCCGGGGTGCCGGAGGCACAGCAACTGGCGCGGCATTTCAACCGCATGACCGATGCCCTCGAACAGGCGCGCACCGACAACACCCGGCTGACCCAAACCCTGCTGGCGGTGCAGGAACAAGAGCGCACCCGCCTGGCCCAGACCCTGCACGATGACCTCGGCCAGTACCTGGCGGGGATTCGCGCCCAGGTGTGCCTGTTGCCGCTGATCGCCCATCAACCCGCCACGCTGACGCGTACCGTGCATCTGCTGGAAGAACACTGCGACCACTTGCAGCAGGGCTTTCGCGAACTGGTCCACGACCTTTACCCGGTGGCCCTGCAACACCTGCCGATGGCCGAGGCGTTCGGCATGTTGGTGACGCAATGGCGTGCCAGCCATGGCATCGACTGCCAGTTGCAGGTCAGCGAGGCGCTGCCGCCGCTGTCCCCGGCCGACAAGACCCACCTGTATCGCTTGCTCCAGGAAGCCTTGACCAACATCGTGCGCCACGCCGGCGCCAGCCAGGTGCGCGTGCGTTTGCAGCATCGCGGGACGCGCCTGCGCCTGTGGGTGCGCGACAACGGCCACGGCGCGCAGCAGCCTCAGCGGCGCGGTGTGGGCCTGCATTCGATGTATGAACGTGCGCGCTGTTTGGGCGGCGAATTGAAGATCATCAGTCATCCCGGCGCCGGTTGGGCGCTGGCGTTGGACATGCCTGTGGAGGCGTCATGA
- a CDS encoding ABC transporter substrate-binding protein has translation MRQLAPFAVTCLLALTWATAGQAAEAPLQVQIGYLGYRPDPGPLLSNVIAEPTDAGLRGAELAIIDSNSTGAFLNQRYSLIDATVDNPEDLLAAAQKQHDQGLRLFVVNAPAASLRQLSAALPDSLLFNAGSPDDSLRSTDCLGNVLHSLPSRAMLADALAQFLVTRKWQKALLIVGPTPDDQAYAAALRRAAKRFGLQLVAEKAWRFDNDQRRSAQADMPLFTQTAEYDVVLVADERGDFGEYVPYQTWYPRPVAGTQGLTPTGWHKSVETYGAAQLQKRFEALAGRWMNDRDFAAWMAVRSVASAVSKLREVDPMNIRQLEISEQLPLDGFKGRKLSYRPWNGQLRQPIPIVQPRALVSTSPQDGFLHPFNEMDSLGYDKPEVTCRFP, from the coding sequence ATGCGCCAGCTCGCCCCTTTCGCCGTGACCTGCCTGCTGGCACTCACCTGGGCCACCGCCGGCCAGGCCGCCGAGGCACCGCTGCAAGTGCAGATCGGCTACCTCGGCTATCGCCCGGACCCGGGGCCGTTGCTGTCCAACGTGATTGCCGAACCCACCGATGCCGGGTTGCGGGGCGCCGAATTGGCGATCATCGACAGCAACAGCACCGGCGCCTTTCTCAACCAGCGCTACAGCCTGATCGACGCGACAGTCGATAACCCCGAAGACCTGCTTGCCGCCGCGCAGAAGCAACACGACCAAGGCCTGCGCCTGTTTGTCGTCAACGCCCCCGCCGCCAGCCTGCGCCAACTCAGCGCCGCACTGCCCGACAGCCTGCTGTTCAACGCCGGCAGCCCCGATGACAGCCTGCGCAGCACCGACTGCCTGGGCAACGTGCTGCACAGCCTGCCCAGCCGGGCCATGCTCGCCGATGCGCTGGCGCAATTTCTGGTGACGCGCAAATGGCAGAAGGCGCTGCTGATTGTCGGCCCCACTCCGGACGATCAAGCCTACGCCGCCGCCCTGCGCCGCGCAGCCAAGCGTTTTGGCCTGCAACTGGTGGCCGAGAAAGCCTGGCGTTTCGACAACGACCAGCGCCGCAGCGCCCAGGCCGACATGCCGTTGTTCACCCAGACCGCCGAATACGACGTGGTGCTGGTCGCCGACGAGCGCGGCGACTTCGGCGAATACGTGCCCTACCAGACCTGGTACCCGCGCCCGGTCGCCGGCACCCAGGGTCTGACGCCCACCGGCTGGCACAAGAGCGTGGAAACCTACGGCGCCGCCCAACTGCAAAAACGCTTCGAAGCCCTCGCCGGACGCTGGATGAACGACCGCGACTTCGCCGCCTGGATGGCCGTGCGCAGCGTCGCCAGTGCGGTGAGCAAGCTGCGCGAGGTCGACCCGATGAACATCCGCCAGCTGGAGATCAGCGAGCAGTTGCCGCTGGACGGTTTCAAGGGCCGCAAGCTCAGCTATCGCCCGTGGAATGGCCAACTGCGCCAGCCGATCCCCATCGTGCAACCCCGTGCACTGGTGAGCACCTCGCCCCAGGACGGTTTCCTGCACCCTTTCAACGAAATGGACAGCCTGGGCTACGACAAACCCGAGGTGACCTGCCGCTTTCCCTGA
- a CDS encoding YVTN family beta-propeller repeat protein produces MRRTLLSCALLLAAGHAVAATAWVSNEKDNSLSLIDMQTLQVTDTLKVGQRPRGLLLSHDNKLLYICASDSDRVQVMDVATRKIVKELPSGKDPEQFALHPNNRWLYVSNEDDALVTVIDTETAKVLGQINVGVEPEGMAVSPDGKWAVNTSETTNMLHWIDTSTQTLADSTLVDQRPRFVEFNHDGTQLWASAEIGGTVTILDVASRAILKTLTFKIKGVHPDKVQPVGIKLSADGKYAFVALGPANHVAVIDAKTYEILDYLLVGRRVWQLAFTPDEKQLLATNGVSGDVSVIDVDSLKVLKSVKVGRYPWGVVVTP; encoded by the coding sequence ATGCGCCGCACCCTGCTCTCCTGCGCCCTGCTGCTTGCCGCCGGACACGCCGTGGCCGCCACGGCCTGGGTCTCCAACGAGAAAGACAACAGCCTGAGCCTGATCGACATGCAGACCCTGCAAGTCACCGACACCCTCAAGGTCGGCCAGCGCCCACGCGGCCTGCTGCTGTCCCATGACAACAAGCTGCTGTACATCTGCGCCAGCGACTCGGACCGCGTGCAGGTGATGGATGTGGCCACGCGCAAGATCGTCAAGGAGCTGCCCTCCGGCAAAGACCCCGAGCAATTCGCGTTGCACCCCAACAACCGCTGGCTGTACGTCTCCAACGAAGACGACGCGCTGGTCACCGTGATCGACACCGAGACCGCCAAGGTGCTCGGCCAGATCAACGTCGGCGTCGAGCCCGAAGGCATGGCAGTGAGCCCCGACGGCAAGTGGGCGGTGAACACCAGCGAAACCACGAACATGCTGCACTGGATCGACACCAGCACCCAGACCCTGGCCGACAGCACCCTGGTGGACCAACGCCCGCGCTTCGTCGAATTCAACCATGACGGCACGCAACTGTGGGCCTCGGCGGAAATCGGCGGCACCGTGACCATCCTGGATGTGGCCAGCCGCGCAATCCTCAAGACCCTGACCTTCAAGATCAAAGGCGTGCACCCGGACAAGGTGCAGCCGGTGGGCATCAAGCTGAGTGCCGACGGCAAATACGCCTTTGTCGCCCTCGGCCCGGCCAACCATGTGGCGGTGATCGACGCCAAGACCTACGAGATCCTCGACTACCTGCTGGTGGGCCGTCGTGTGTGGCAGCTGGCATTCACCCCGGATGAGAAACAGTTGCTGGCCACCAACGGCGTGAGCGGCGACGTGTCGGTGATCGACGTGGACAGCCTCAAGGTGCTCAAGTCGGTCAAGGTCGGGCGTTATCCGTGGGGCGTGGTGGTCACGCCATGA
- a CDS encoding ABC transporter ATP-binding protein, translated as MNALDASAISFSYGARQALREVSFSLAPGRFAALLGPNGAGKSTLIALLTRLYDLQSGDIRVGGHSLREAPREALRQLGVVFQQSTLDLDLSVEQNLRYHAALHGLSRRQTELRVEAELARQALGERRREKVRELNGGHRRRVEIARALLHEPRLLLLDEASVGLDPASRLALNQHVRTLCLEQGISVLWTTHLLDEVQADDALMILHRGRLVASGQLDRLLLEQGDDLSGLFARLTRAEVAA; from the coding sequence ATGAACGCGCTGGACGCCAGCGCCATCAGCTTCTCCTACGGCGCGCGCCAGGCGTTGCGCGAGGTGAGTTTCAGCCTGGCGCCCGGGCGTTTTGCGGCGTTGCTAGGGCCCAATGGCGCGGGCAAATCGACCTTGATTGCGCTGCTCACGCGTTTATATGACTTGCAGAGCGGCGACATCCGCGTGGGCGGGCATTCATTGCGCGAGGCGCCGCGTGAGGCATTGCGCCAACTCGGCGTGGTATTCCAGCAAAGCACCCTGGACCTGGATTTGAGCGTCGAACAGAACCTGCGCTACCACGCCGCGCTGCACGGCCTGTCGCGGCGTCAGACCGAGTTGCGGGTGGAGGCCGAACTGGCGCGCCAGGCCCTCGGCGAGCGGCGCCGGGAAAAGGTCCGCGAACTCAATGGCGGCCACCGCCGCCGCGTGGAAATCGCCCGCGCCCTGCTGCACGAGCCGCGCCTGCTGTTGCTCGACGAAGCCAGCGTCGGCCTCGACCCGGCCAGCCGCCTGGCGCTGAACCAACATGTGCGCACGCTGTGCCTGGAACAAGGCATCAGCGTGCTGTGGACCACCCATTTGCTCGATGAAGTGCAGGCTGACGACGCCTTGATGATTTTGCATCGGGGTCGCCTGGTAGCCAGCGGGCAACTTGACCGCCTGCTGCTGGAGCAAGGCGACGACCTGAGCGGTTTGTTCGCACGCCTGACCCGCGCAGAGGTGGCGGCATGA
- a CDS encoding ABC transporter permease — MNAYWQCFSGIVLREWLRFVLQRTRFLSALVRPLLWLLVFAAGFRAALGISVIEPYDTYIPYEVYIIPGLACMILLFNGMQGSLSMVYDREMGSMRVLLTSPLPRTFLLCSKLLATSLISLLQVYGFLAIAWVYGVQPPALGLLIALPALLLVALMLSALGLLLSNGIRQLENFAGVMNFVIFPLFFLSSALYPLWKMRDSSEWLYWLCAVNPFTHAVELVRFALYQRFAGLALLVCLGLTVVFTVLAVLTFNPQHAALRKNG; from the coding sequence ATGAACGCCTACTGGCAGTGTTTCAGCGGCATCGTCCTGCGCGAATGGCTGCGTTTTGTCTTGCAGCGCACACGGTTCCTCAGCGCCCTGGTGCGGCCATTGCTGTGGCTGCTGGTATTCGCCGCAGGCTTTCGGGCAGCGTTGGGCATCTCGGTGATCGAACCCTACGACACCTACATCCCCTACGAGGTGTACATCATCCCGGGGCTGGCCTGCATGATCCTGCTGTTCAACGGCATGCAGGGCTCGCTGTCGATGGTCTACGACCGTGAGATGGGCAGCATGCGCGTACTGCTGACCAGTCCGCTGCCACGCACGTTTTTGCTGTGCAGCAAGCTGCTGGCGACCTCGTTGATTTCGCTGTTGCAGGTCTACGGGTTCCTGGCGATTGCCTGGGTGTATGGCGTGCAACCGCCGGCCCTGGGCTTGCTGATCGCCTTGCCGGCGCTGTTGCTGGTGGCGTTGATGCTCAGCGCGCTGGGCTTGCTGCTGTCCAATGGGATCCGCCAATTGGAGAACTTTGCCGGGGTGATGAATTTCGTGATCTTCCCGCTGTTCTTCCTGTCGTCGGCGCTCTACCCACTGTGGAAGATGCGCGATTCCAGCGAGTGGCTGTACTGGCTGTGCGCGGTCAACCCGTTCACCCACGCGGTGGAACTGGTGCGCTTTGCCCTCTACCAACGCTTCGCCGGCCTGGCCCTGCTGGTGTGCCTGGGGCTGACCGTGGTGTTCACGGTGTTGGCGGTGCTGACCTTCAATCCGCAGCATGCCGCCCTGCGCAAAAACGGCTGA
- a CDS encoding PQQ-dependent catabolism-associated CXXCW motif protein, with the protein MLPARLPLLVLLCLLCANAQAEAPLFSTDGYRISLYRSPTPAQAPGATIVDTPALQALLTQNPAPVLIDVYRRQYLQGRFIEDQPHANLPGSHWLANTGDGDLTPEWQSYFARHLYTFTGGQLTRPLVFYCRSDCWLSWNAVKRAANLGYTSVYWYRDGLDAWEAAKLPVMAATPEPFQ; encoded by the coding sequence ATGCTGCCCGCCCGACTGCCCCTGCTGGTCTTGCTGTGCCTGCTCTGCGCCAACGCCCAGGCTGAGGCGCCGTTGTTTTCCACCGACGGCTACCGCATCAGCCTGTACCGCAGCCCCACGCCGGCACAGGCGCCCGGTGCGACCATCGTCGACACCCCTGCCCTGCAAGCCCTGCTCACCCAGAACCCGGCGCCGGTGTTGATCGATGTGTACCGGCGCCAATACCTGCAAGGCCGCTTCATCGAAGACCAGCCCCACGCCAACCTGCCCGGCAGCCACTGGCTGGCCAATACCGGCGACGGCGACCTCACGCCCGAGTGGCAAAGCTACTTCGCACGCCACCTGTACACATTCACCGGCGGTCAGCTGACCCGGCCGTTGGTCTTCTACTGCCGCTCCGATTGCTGGTTGAGTTGGAACGCGGTAAAACGAGCCGCCAATCTGGGCTATACCTCGGTGTATTGGTATCGCGATGGCCTGGATGCGTGGGAAGCGGCAAAACTGCCAGTGATGGCTGCGACACCCGAGCCCTTTCAATAA
- a CDS encoding response regulator transcription factor: MYKILIADDHPLFREAIHNVISDGFPGSEVMETADLDSALALTQDHDDLDLILLDLNMPGMHGLNGLINLRNESPTIPVVIVSAEQDKQIVLQAITYGAVGFITKSSPRQQMTEAIQQILNGNVYLPPDIIRTQKNPNQRRMNDTPGFAPELLQALTRKQLLVLERMTKGESNKQIAYTLEIAETTVKAHVSAILRKLNVHNRVQAILSAGDIDFGSYLRR; the protein is encoded by the coding sequence ATGTACAAAATCCTGATTGCCGACGATCACCCGCTGTTTCGCGAGGCGATCCACAACGTCATCAGCGACGGCTTTCCCGGCAGCGAAGTGATGGAAACCGCCGACCTCGACAGCGCCCTCGCGCTGACCCAGGACCACGACGACCTTGACCTGATCCTGCTGGATTTGAACATGCCCGGCATGCACGGCCTCAATGGCCTGATCAACCTGCGCAACGAATCGCCGACCATCCCGGTGGTGATCGTCTCGGCCGAGCAGGACAAGCAGATCGTGCTGCAAGCCATCACCTACGGCGCCGTGGGGTTCATCACCAAGTCGTCGCCGCGCCAACAAATGACCGAAGCGATCCAGCAGATCCTCAACGGCAACGTATACCTGCCGCCCGACATCATCCGCACCCAGAAAAACCCCAACCAACGCCGCATGAACGACACCCCGGGCTTTGCCCCGGAGCTGCTGCAGGCACTGACCCGCAAGCAATTGCTGGTGCTGGAGCGGATGACCAAGGGCGAATCGAACAAGCAGATCGCCTACACGCTGGAGATTGCCGAAACCACGGTGAAGGCCCATGTGTCGGCGATCCTGCGCAAGTTGAATGTGCATAACCGGGTGCAGGCGATCCTGAGTGCCGGCGATATCGACTTCGGCTCGTACCTGCGCCGCTGA
- a CDS encoding NahK/ErcS family hybrid sensor histidine kinase/response regulator, with amino-acid sequence MACTSTRPSPGSPLPVADAELRAQVAQLQQANHKLARINAALIERIESGMTQGNNPYTTFQHSVVLAEQVRERTDALNQAMAELKASNHLLINARLRAETLRGEQAAAQKAQESERWIRLITDNVPALIGYLNADLVYEFTNKVYEEWYCWPRGMMLGQSLREVHSEQHCQRLDAYVARALAGESVTFEFAETNINNQERYMLRSYVPNLLASGEVVGIFVLIRDITERRRTAEALHQAYQHLEQRVAQRTSELTALNDQLLQEIDERRRMETRLREAKQEAEKANLSKTKFLAAVSHDLLQPLNAARLFTSALLERPSETLVRNVSNSLEDVENLLGTLVDISKLDAGVIKADMAPFALSELLENLAAEYTELARAEGLELHFVGCSALVRSDIQLLARILRNLLSNALRYTYQGRVVLGCRRQQQRLLIQVWDSGMGIAEERLEEIFQEFKRGDVQRPDQDRGLGLGLAIVEKIAGILGHRISVKSWPGKGSMFSVEVPLSATAPKSLPMPCMSEALLERLQGARVWVLDNDAAICAGMRTLLEGWGCRVTTALSEQDLARQVDNYHAEADLLIADYHLDDDQNGVDAVARINARRGTAIPALMITANYSNELKQQIRELGHTLMHKPVRPMKLKTAMSHLLGRP; translated from the coding sequence ATGGCATGCACATCAACCAGACCTTCACCGGGGTCGCCATTGCCCGTGGCCGACGCTGAACTGCGCGCCCAGGTCGCCCAGCTGCAACAGGCCAATCACAAATTGGCGCGGATCAACGCGGCCCTGATCGAGCGTATCGAATCCGGCATGACCCAGGGCAACAACCCGTACACCACGTTCCAGCATTCGGTGGTGCTTGCCGAACAGGTGCGCGAACGCACCGACGCGCTGAACCAGGCGATGGCCGAACTCAAGGCCAGCAACCACCTGTTGATCAACGCGCGGCTGCGCGCCGAAACCCTGCGCGGCGAGCAGGCCGCGGCGCAAAAAGCCCAGGAAAGTGAACGCTGGATTCGTCTGATCACCGACAACGTGCCGGCGCTGATCGGCTACCTCAACGCCGACCTGGTCTACGAGTTCACCAACAAAGTCTACGAAGAATGGTACTGCTGGCCGCGCGGCATGATGCTCGGCCAGAGCCTGCGCGAAGTGCACAGCGAGCAGCACTGCCAGCGCCTCGACGCTTACGTCGCCCGCGCCCTGGCGGGTGAGAGCGTGACGTTCGAATTCGCCGAAACCAACATCAACAACCAGGAGCGCTACATGCTGCGCTCCTACGTGCCGAACCTGCTCGCCAGTGGCGAGGTGGTGGGGATCTTCGTGCTGATCCGCGACATTACCGAGCGCCGCCGCACCGCCGAGGCCCTGCACCAGGCCTATCAACACCTGGAGCAGCGCGTGGCCCAGCGCACCTCGGAACTGACTGCGCTCAACGATCAGTTGTTGCAGGAAATCGACGAGCGCCGACGCATGGAAACCCGCCTGCGCGAAGCCAAGCAAGAGGCGGAAAAGGCCAACCTGTCGAAAACCAAGTTCCTCGCCGCCGTCAGCCATGACTTGCTGCAACCGCTCAACGCCGCACGCCTGTTTACCAGCGCACTGCTGGAGCGCCCCAGCGAAACCCTGGTGCGCAACGTGAGCAACTCCCTGGAAGACGTGGAAAACCTGCTGGGCACCCTGGTGGATATTTCCAAGCTCGACGCCGGGGTGATCAAGGCCGACATGGCGCCGTTCGCCCTCAGCGAACTGCTGGAAAACCTCGCCGCCGAATACACCGAACTGGCCCGCGCCGAAGGCCTGGAGCTGCACTTTGTCGGCTGCTCGGCGCTGGTGCGCAGCGACATCCAGCTGCTCGCACGAATCCTGCGCAACCTGCTCAGCAACGCGCTGCGCTACACCTACCAGGGCCGTGTGGTGCTGGGCTGCCGACGCCAGCAGCAGCGTTTGCTGATCCAGGTGTGGGACAGCGGCATGGGTATTGCCGAGGAACGCCTGGAGGAGATTTTCCAGGAGTTCAAGCGCGGTGACGTCCAGCGCCCGGACCAGGATCGCGGGCTGGGCCTGGGCCTGGCCATCGTCGAGAAAATCGCCGGAATCCTTGGCCATCGCATCAGTGTCAAATCCTGGCCGGGCAAGGGCTCGATGTTTAGCGTGGAAGTGCCGCTCAGCGCCACCGCGCCCAAGTCGCTGCCGATGCCGTGCATGAGCGAAGCGCTGCTGGAACGTTTGCAGGGCGCGCGGGTGTGGGTGCTGGATAACGACGCGGCGATCTGCGCGGGCATGCGCACTTTGCTCGAAGGCTGGGGTTGCCGGGTGACCACCGCCTTGTCGGAACAGGACCTGGCCCGGCAGGTGGACAACTACCATGCCGAGGCGGACCTGCTGATCGCCGACTACCACCTCGACGACGACCAGAACGGCGTCGACGCCGTGGCCCGCATCAACGCCCGGCGCGGCACTGCGATCCCGGCGTTGATGATTACGGCCAACTACAGCAATGAGTTGAAGCAGCAGATTCGTGAGTTGGGGCATACGTTGATGCATAAGCCCGTGCGGCCGATGAAGTTAAAGACAGCGATGAGTCACTTACTCGGCCGCCCCTGA
- the nosP gene encoding nitric oxide-sensing protein NosP produces the protein MHNSEGVVSAMSQATDAGQAAEELARQLLHPYLGFVLFFCSASYDLRALGQALQQCFGKVRVVGCTSAGEITPQGYGRNCITAMGFNHAHFSIATELIDQVEHFSLIGAQDMVERLVGGCRSNTLAPIKGNTFALTLLDGLSSREEMVLAALSAALGDIPHFGGSAGDDNFLTHTHVYFNGVFHSGAAVVVLVNTWLDFEVFTTHHILPRTEKLVVTGADSPSRRVFELNAEPAAEEYARHIGVAVADLDHRVFAAHPLAVRIHDQYYVRAIQQVHEDLSLSFYCAVENGIVLTVMRPGPILPNLQSLFDGLHTRLGDLLLTIGCDCFLRRMELEDNGDLEHIGNYLRERRVLGFNTYGEQFNGMHINQTFTGVAIARGRR, from the coding sequence ATGCACAACAGTGAAGGCGTAGTCAGTGCCATGTCCCAGGCCACCGATGCCGGGCAGGCCGCCGAAGAGTTGGCCCGGCAGTTGCTGCACCCGTACCTGGGTTTTGTGCTGTTTTTCTGCTCTGCGTCCTATGACCTGCGGGCCCTTGGCCAAGCGCTGCAACAATGCTTCGGCAAGGTGCGCGTGGTCGGCTGCACCAGTGCCGGCGAGATCACACCCCAGGGTTACGGACGCAATTGCATCACCGCGATGGGCTTCAACCACGCGCACTTTTCCATCGCCACCGAGCTGATCGATCAAGTCGAGCACTTCAGCCTGATCGGTGCCCAGGACATGGTCGAACGCCTGGTCGGCGGCTGTCGCAGCAACACCCTGGCGCCGATCAAGGGCAACACCTTCGCGCTGACCTTGCTCGACGGGCTGTCGAGCCGGGAAGAAATGGTCCTCGCCGCCCTCAGCGCGGCCCTGGGCGACATCCCGCACTTCGGCGGTTCGGCCGGCGACGACAACTTCCTCACCCACACCCACGTGTACTTCAATGGTGTGTTCCACAGCGGCGCGGCGGTGGTGGTGCTGGTCAATACCTGGCTGGATTTCGAGGTGTTCACCACCCACCACATCCTGCCGCGCACCGAAAAGCTGGTGGTGACCGGCGCCGACAGCCCGTCACGCCGGGTGTTCGAACTCAACGCCGAACCGGCCGCCGAAGAATACGCCAGGCACATCGGCGTAGCCGTGGCCGACCTCGACCACCGCGTCTTCGCCGCTCACCCGTTGGCAGTGCGTATCCACGACCAGTACTACGTGCGCGCTATCCAGCAAGTGCACGAAGACCTCAGCCTGAGTTTCTACTGTGCGGTGGAAAACGGCATCGTGCTCACCGTGATGCGGCCCGGGCCGATCCTGCCGAACCTGCAAAGCCTGTTCGACGGCCTGCACACGCGCCTCGGCGACCTGCTGCTGACCATCGGCTGCGACTGCTTCCTGCGCCGCATGGAGTTGGAAGACAACGGCGACCTCGAACACATCGGCAATTACCTGCGCGAGAGACGGGTGCTGGGCTTCAATACCTACGGAGAACAGTTCAATGGCATGCACATCAACCAGACCTTCACCGGGGTCGCCATTGCCCGTGGCCGACGCTGA
- a CDS encoding porin produces MHNNKNVPLRLLPAFIVGLGLSPLANAEIMLYDKDETTFSTDGYINAFYVNSDVDRAGDKYDRRQARVKMGFLPNYLGFNMSKQVDDLKLGARASFWVTINDSETNGTDTAIDVRQFYGTVANPEWGEVLIGKDFGLFARSNILLDELLAGYGQVSDSLGLVDGGGVSFGNIGSGYPYPFPSSQITYRTPVMDGLRVAVGILDPVDTNDSSALGKAYQKNPRTESEITYQFDVGGAKIYSWLNGSYQTSDNTDSNVASVTSKGLGYGVQAKMGGLSLTGSGFQAKGINPFFTNNAGEATLRNVDSNGYLVQGSYKLGKNRLALSYGKTKDDGNGVVGSGADYETRGIALFHDVNANLKLVAEYNQFQIKGHDTNAQNEDTDTFAVGAVLTW; encoded by the coding sequence ATGCATAACAATAAGAATGTCCCCCTGCGTCTGTTGCCTGCCTTCATCGTTGGCCTCGGCCTGAGCCCATTGGCCAACGCCGAAATCATGCTGTACGACAAGGACGAAACCACCTTTTCCACCGACGGCTACATCAACGCCTTCTACGTCAACAGCGACGTCGACCGCGCGGGTGACAAGTACGACCGCCGCCAGGCCCGCGTGAAGATGGGCTTCTTGCCCAACTACCTGGGCTTCAACATGAGCAAGCAGGTCGACGACCTCAAGCTCGGCGCCCGCGCTTCGTTCTGGGTGACCATCAACGACAGCGAAACCAACGGCACCGACACCGCCATCGACGTGCGTCAGTTCTACGGCACCGTGGCCAACCCGGAGTGGGGCGAAGTGCTGATCGGCAAGGACTTCGGCCTGTTCGCCCGCTCCAACATCCTGCTCGATGAGTTGCTCGCCGGTTACGGCCAGGTCAGCGACAGCCTCGGCCTGGTGGACGGCGGTGGCGTGTCGTTCGGCAACATCGGCAGTGGCTACCCGTACCCGTTCCCGAGCTCGCAGATCACCTACCGCACCCCGGTGATGGACGGCCTGCGCGTCGCCGTCGGCATCCTGGACCCGGTCGACACCAACGACAGCAGTGCCCTGGGCAAGGCCTACCAGAAGAACCCGCGCACCGAGAGCGAGATCACCTACCAGTTCGACGTCGGCGGCGCGAAGATCTACAGCTGGCTCAACGGCAGCTACCAGACTTCCGACAACACCGACTCCAACGTCGCCAGCGTCACCTCCAAGGGCCTTGGCTACGGCGTGCAGGCCAAGATGGGCGGCTTGTCGCTGACCGGCTCGGGGTTCCAGGCCAAGGGCATCAACCCGTTCTTCACCAACAACGCCGGGGAGGCGACGTTGCGTAATGTCGACAGCAACGGCTACCTGGTGCAGGGCTCGTACAAACTGGGCAAGAACCGCCTGGCGCTGTCCTATGGCAAGACCAAGGACGACGGCAACGGCGTGGTCGGCAGCGGCGCGGATTATGAAACCCGTGGGATTGCGCTGTTCCATGACGTGAATGCCAACCTGAAGCTGGTGGCGGAGTACAACCAGTTCCAGATCAAGGGGCATGACACCAATGCGCAGAATGAAGACACCGATACCTTCGCCGTAGGTGCTGTCTTGACTTGGTAA